In Vitis riparia cultivar Riparia Gloire de Montpellier isolate 1030 chromosome 19, EGFV_Vit.rip_1.0, whole genome shotgun sequence, the following proteins share a genomic window:
- the LOC117908927 gene encoding YTH domain-containing protein ECT1 isoform X1 → MASQFHPHNHALEEMIRNLKVDPCSQLGGPPKEGSPSDATSSGEATGSVKESEVDQESLTTEPPPVMPPHTPSYYGYYYPGFDGSFAELDDQGLPLEIQYPVMQADNGSLLYFTPGFQPGYSLYSPVVPVATIGVDGQYAGQHPYPPSTVFAPAIASPGYIPTPLPYGSELLPSSYLWDPSFLVGDGAYGSGYIGVPDIADSKQNLSSPSHPRNPPSKSFSHSEFNSPLEVKGSSPSSVHGMRSQFKSANKASQYGSPFQPDDALGKGYFPIAKLQSYNQGKGGLLYPNSPVNLKANSRGWVSTEKLKMRSKANGISDFGVLEQNHGPRTASAKGALVSGGNDAGSLSADGNGKNNCIASLIRRDQYNLPDFPTKYDHAFFFVIKSYSEDDIHKSIKYNVWASTPNGNKRLDGAYQEAKERMGERGSKCPVFLFFSVNASGQFCGVAEMIGRVDFNKNMDFWQQDKWNGFFPVKWHIIKDVPNPQLRHIILENNDNKPVTNSRDTQEVRFPQGIEILNIFKNYVSKTSILDDFDFYESRQKVMQDKKIKPSMPHFDHLQQKAEDVITGFQAVDLSAVEKIEEPQVGDKAKE, encoded by the exons ATGGCCTCTCAATTCCATCCTCACAACCATG CTCTCGAAGAAATGATTAGGAACCTCAAGGTTGATCCTTGTAGTCAACTG GGTGGTCCTCCAAAGGAAGGAAGCCCATCTGATGCAACATCATCTGGAGAAGCAACAGGAAGTGTTAAAGAAAGTGAAGTGGATCAAGAGTCCTTGACAACAGAACCACCACCAGTCATGCCTCCTCACACACCATCATATTATGGATACTACTATCCAG GTTTTGATGGTTCCTTTGCTGAATTGGATGACCAAGGACTGCCTTTGGAGATTCAGTATCCT gTCATGCAAGCAGATAATGGATCTCTCCTTTACTTCACACCAGGATTCCAACCTGGTTACAGCCTCTACAGCCCCGTTGTACCTGTAGCCACGATTGGTGTTGATGGACAGTATGCTGGTCAACACCCATATCCGCCAAGCACTGTGTTTGCACCAGCTATTGCCTCCCCTGGATATATTCCAACCCCTCTCCCCTATGGGTCAGAGTTGTTGCCATCATCTTACTTGTGGGATCCATCTTTTCTAGTTGGAGATGGAGCATATGGAAGTGGTTATATTGGAGTTCCAGATATTGCAGACTCCAAACAAAATTTATCCTCCCCCAGTCATCCTCGTAATCCTCCCTCAAAATCCTTTTCGCATTCTGAGTTCAACAGTCCATTAGAAGTTAAAGGCAGCTCACCATCATCAGTTCATGGCATGCGCAGTCAATTCAAATCAGCAAACAAG GCCTCCCAATATGGTTCACCTTTCCAACCAGATGATGCTCTGGGCAAGGGTTACTTTCCGATTGCAAAACTTCAATCCTATAACCAGGGAAAGGGTGGATTACTCTATCCCAACAGCCCTGTTAATCTAAAAGCAAATAGTAGGGGTTGGGTTAGCACAGAAAAGCTGAAAATGAGAAGCAAGGCTAATGGTATTAGTGATTTTGGGGTGCTTGAGCAGAACCATGGTCCCAGAACAGCCAGTGCCAAGGGTGCTTTGGTGTCTGGAGGTAATGATGCTGGATCTCTTTCTGCTGATGGGAATGGAAAGAATAACTGCATAGCCTCGTTGATCAGGAGGGATCAATATAACCTTCCTGACTTTCCGACTAAATATGATCACGCATTCTTCTTTGTCATCAAATCTTATAGTGAAGATGATATTCATAAAAGCATCAAGTATAATGTGTGGGCTAGTACTCCGAATGGCAATAAGAGGTTGGACGGTGCATATCAGGAAGCAAAGGAAAGGATGGGAGAGAGAGGCAGCAAGTGTCCcgtgtttcttttcttttcg GTTAATGCAAGTGGGCAGTTCTGTGGAGTAGCTGAGATGATTGGCCGAGTTGATTTCAACAAGAACATGGACTTCTGGCAACAGGATAAGTGGAATGGATTTTTCCCTGTCAAGTGGCACATCATAAAAGATGTTCCAAACCCACAGTTGCGGCATATAATACTTGAGAACAACGACAACAAGCCTGTGACCAATAGCAGAGACACACAGGAG GTGAGATTTCCTCAGGGGATCGAAATCTTGAACATTTTTAAGAACTATGTGTCAAAGACATCTATATTGGACGACTTCGATTTTTATGAAAGCCGCCAAAAGGTGATGCAAGACAAGAAAATCAAGCCATCTATGCCACATTTTGATCATCTACAG CAGAAAGCAGAAGACGTGATCACTGGTTTTCAGGCGGTGGATCTGTCTGCTGTGGAGAAGATTGAAGAACCTCAGGTGGGAGACAAAGCAAAggaatga
- the LOC117908927 gene encoding YTH domain-containing protein ECT1 isoform X2, which yields MASQFHPHNHALEEMIRNLKVDPCSQLGGPPKEGSPSDATSSGEATGSVKESEVDQESLTTEPPPVMPPHTPSYYGYYYPGFDGSFAELDDQGLPLEIQYPVMQADNGSLLYFTPGFQPGYSLYSPVVPVATIGVDGQYAGQHPYPPSTVFAPAIASPGYIPTPLPYGSELLPSSYLWDPSFLVGDGAYGSGYIGVPDIADSKQNLSSPSHPRNPPSKSFSHSEFNSPLEVKGSSPSSVHGMRSQFKSANKASQYGSPFQPDDALGKGYFPIAKLQSYNQGKGGLLYPNSPVNLKANSRGWVSTEKLKMRSKANGISDFGVLEQNHGPRTASAKGALVSGGNDAGSLSADGNGKNNCIASLIRRDQYNLPDFPTKYDHAFFFVIKSYSEDDIHKSIKYNVWASTPNGNKRLDGAYQEAKERMGERGSKCPVFLFFSVNASGQFCGVAEMIGRVDFNKNMDFWQQDKWNGFFPVKWHIIKDVPNPQLRHIILENNDNKPVTNSRDTQEVRFPQGIEILNIFKNYVSKTSILDDFDFYESRQKVMQDKKIKPSMPHFDHLQKAEDVITGFQAVDLSAVEKIEEPQVGDKAKE from the exons ATGGCCTCTCAATTCCATCCTCACAACCATG CTCTCGAAGAAATGATTAGGAACCTCAAGGTTGATCCTTGTAGTCAACTG GGTGGTCCTCCAAAGGAAGGAAGCCCATCTGATGCAACATCATCTGGAGAAGCAACAGGAAGTGTTAAAGAAAGTGAAGTGGATCAAGAGTCCTTGACAACAGAACCACCACCAGTCATGCCTCCTCACACACCATCATATTATGGATACTACTATCCAG GTTTTGATGGTTCCTTTGCTGAATTGGATGACCAAGGACTGCCTTTGGAGATTCAGTATCCT gTCATGCAAGCAGATAATGGATCTCTCCTTTACTTCACACCAGGATTCCAACCTGGTTACAGCCTCTACAGCCCCGTTGTACCTGTAGCCACGATTGGTGTTGATGGACAGTATGCTGGTCAACACCCATATCCGCCAAGCACTGTGTTTGCACCAGCTATTGCCTCCCCTGGATATATTCCAACCCCTCTCCCCTATGGGTCAGAGTTGTTGCCATCATCTTACTTGTGGGATCCATCTTTTCTAGTTGGAGATGGAGCATATGGAAGTGGTTATATTGGAGTTCCAGATATTGCAGACTCCAAACAAAATTTATCCTCCCCCAGTCATCCTCGTAATCCTCCCTCAAAATCCTTTTCGCATTCTGAGTTCAACAGTCCATTAGAAGTTAAAGGCAGCTCACCATCATCAGTTCATGGCATGCGCAGTCAATTCAAATCAGCAAACAAG GCCTCCCAATATGGTTCACCTTTCCAACCAGATGATGCTCTGGGCAAGGGTTACTTTCCGATTGCAAAACTTCAATCCTATAACCAGGGAAAGGGTGGATTACTCTATCCCAACAGCCCTGTTAATCTAAAAGCAAATAGTAGGGGTTGGGTTAGCACAGAAAAGCTGAAAATGAGAAGCAAGGCTAATGGTATTAGTGATTTTGGGGTGCTTGAGCAGAACCATGGTCCCAGAACAGCCAGTGCCAAGGGTGCTTTGGTGTCTGGAGGTAATGATGCTGGATCTCTTTCTGCTGATGGGAATGGAAAGAATAACTGCATAGCCTCGTTGATCAGGAGGGATCAATATAACCTTCCTGACTTTCCGACTAAATATGATCACGCATTCTTCTTTGTCATCAAATCTTATAGTGAAGATGATATTCATAAAAGCATCAAGTATAATGTGTGGGCTAGTACTCCGAATGGCAATAAGAGGTTGGACGGTGCATATCAGGAAGCAAAGGAAAGGATGGGAGAGAGAGGCAGCAAGTGTCCcgtgtttcttttcttttcg GTTAATGCAAGTGGGCAGTTCTGTGGAGTAGCTGAGATGATTGGCCGAGTTGATTTCAACAAGAACATGGACTTCTGGCAACAGGATAAGTGGAATGGATTTTTCCCTGTCAAGTGGCACATCATAAAAGATGTTCCAAACCCACAGTTGCGGCATATAATACTTGAGAACAACGACAACAAGCCTGTGACCAATAGCAGAGACACACAGGAG GTGAGATTTCCTCAGGGGATCGAAATCTTGAACATTTTTAAGAACTATGTGTCAAAGACATCTATATTGGACGACTTCGATTTTTATGAAAGCCGCCAAAAGGTGATGCAAGACAAGAAAATCAAGCCATCTATGCCACATTTTGATCATCTACAG AAAGCAGAAGACGTGATCACTGGTTTTCAGGCGGTGGATCTGTCTGCTGTGGAGAAGATTGAAGAACCTCAGGTGGGAGACAAAGCAAAggaatga